gtatcaacaatgaagagttgcttgctcacttttgtttgagctatttattgctttggaacagtcaaaaactctttatgaaagctgtaattcatgatcaaagtgctgataggccgataatagaaataggctgagaaagggtatagttcccctataagATGATTATAGTTATAATTGTagttaatttgttttttaggATTTGTTTAACGTAGAACTTGGACTTGGTCGCTGAACCCGGAACGGACACGAAATAAAACACGCCGGAATAACTAACTAACTTCCGCTTTTATTCTTCCTTTTGCTTCGCGTGTTAAAGCAAGACTGATGCTGATGAACGCcgatttttcttcttcttgaacCTTCCTTTTGTTGCTTGCTTTCTCGAACCTTCCATCCGCCGTTAACGGCGCGCCAAACTACAGCTGAACGAGATGCGCAGGGTTGTGCATCACGCTGGTTGGGGAAATATGGCAGTGCAACCAGAACATACTCCCCCACCTTGAGGCACCTGTGCCTCAATCAGTTGGTAGTACACAGATCTTTTGAACGGGGCGCAAGTACTCCGCTTGACCTCGTCGCAGCGTTACCGTCCGGACAACTCCAGATGCGTCCGGGTGCAGCTTCACAATCCTGGCCAACTCCCACTGAGTCGGCGGTGCGTTGTCGTTTTTGACCAGCACCAGCTGATCCTCCTTTACGTTGGTCTCGGTCGTCCTCCATTTCGTTCTTGGCTGCAGGTGAGCGAGATATTCATCCCGCCAACGGCTCCAAATATCCGTCGTATGTCTGTGTACCAATTGCCACTTGTCCAAGCGATTCATCGGGAGGTGCTGCACACCTGGTTCCGGGATGAGGTTTAGCGGTTGTCCAACTAAGAAGTGACCAGGTGTCAATGCTTCGTAGCTATCCGGGTCCGCTGAAAGTGGGCACAACGGACGTGAATTGAGGCATGCCTCTACTTGCGTCAGCACCGTTGAAAGTTCCTCAAATGTAGCTGCGTCGGATCCTAGCACCGCGACCAGATGCTTCTTTGCACTCTTTACCGCGGCCTCCCAGAGCCCACCACGGTGCGGTGCTGATGGTGGATTGAACACCCATTTGATGCCCAAATTAGTCAGGAACCGGTTAGCAGCTACGTTGTGCTTCTCCAGCGCACCTCGGATCTCCTTCAGCCACGTGTCTGCTCCCACGAAGTTTGTGCCGCAGTCGGACCACATCTCGTTCGGGTGCGAACGCCTCGATACGAACCGCTTCAGTGCGCCAATGAAGGTGTTGGTAGATAAATCACTGGCGAGTTCCAAATGGACGGCCTTTGTGGCCATGCACACGAAAACTACGATGTATCCCTTTGTGGTCTTTACGCCTCGCACGCAGGATGCGTGAACCTTCACTGGACCTGCGTAATCCACGCCGACGTGCGCAAATGCTCTAGTCCCCATCACTCGAGTCACAGGCAGGCTGCCCATGAGTTGCGAAGCCGTCTTTCCCTTGAGCCGCACGCACCGGGCGCAACCTTGAACCGCTTGACGAACAGCTGCTTGGAGTCCAATCACCCAGTACTGTTGGTTGACCGTAGCTGTGAGAAGTGTAGGTCCGGCGTGCAGGTTTCGCAAATGTAGTTCTCGCAGCAACAGCTCCGTCACCTTGTGGCTGCCCGGCAAGATGATGGGGTGCTTGACATCGTACGGATGCGAGGAGTTCTGAAGCCGCCCTCCTACTCGCATTGTGCCTTGGCCATCAAGAAACGGATGAAGAGCAGACAGCTTGTCCTTAGCCGGGAGTTCTTCGCCTTTCAGTAGCAGCTGAATTTCCTTCTCGTACGCGCCGTGTTGTGCAAATCGAGCCAACTGAGCTTTCGCATCGTAAATTTCGTTTGGGGACAGACCTGGTTCCAAGTTTGCATCTTCAGACTTGAGTGCCAACAGAAAACGATTGACGTACGCCAGTGTACGTACAATGAGCGTGTAGCTCGACCGCCGTGCCAACAGCCGTGACTCGATGCTGTAGTCCGTTCGGATGACCATTGCAGTACTGTGCAACACCTTGAGCTGGCGGGTTTCCAACAGGTCCTCGTCGTCTATCGGTTCGAGTGGTACGTTCTTCCAGCTGTCATCCTTCGAGTTCATCTCCTTGGGTCCATGGGGCCACATTGGGTGCGCTACCAGCTCAGCTGGGGTGAGCCCACGAGAGGCGCAGTCTGCCGGGTTGTTCTCGCTTCGCACGTGGCTCCAGCGATCACGTGGCAGCACTTCGAGAATGGCCGACGTACGATTGGCCAcatgaatctatgacatttccccgaaacccatattaccgaagggacatttccccgaatgccacttccccgaaaagacacttcccctaatggtcatttccccgaattccatttacccgaatttcccatttcccctaatcgtccacatccccgaatgccattttcccgaatgggccacaatcccgaatgccatttacccgattagtcatatccctgaatagtcatttccctgaacgccatttccccgaacgcggtcaagccgaaatgcccggtgccccggagcgcgcgcgctcctgggcaccgggcatttcggcttgaccgcgtttgaggaaatagcattttacagtcgactctctgcttgtcaatatccaagagaccgtcgaggaagagaatcatcagattacagaacgatgcaaaatgaagactcgattgagtccccccccccccccctcccagctatgggagagaatcatggcaacgtccatcaaacaaaaacaaactaatgtcaaacaccctttaaagcttcgtttcgccaagaaaaatgtctatgcaagccatgaaaattgaaattattgacaaccggaagagatttttaaagcaaacagggactgaagaattcaacgatagatggagaattattgatatcgagaagatggacaaccagagagtcgactgtgtaagaaaaaaaatgatggcaatttttatcacatcaaactacatataatatttcttgaaaggttcgtattggccttgaatgatcaactttctttttggcttcactcagaacagacgtagcattttaggggggaaggggtgttgtatggtttggtactattcattcaaatacaatgaatattgttacagactattttttatacattctcaaaacaaatacctttttcttatagacatgataataataatgcaatagaaattttgttattttttatgattcagaaaaaaaaacttttttttgcataaaaatgaataaaaaaaaaagttatcagaaatggttttcaatcgtgtttCTTGCCGtagttcataaaaattgacaaagggctttactacccaatttacaacatttaatcaacagcgaGATCAtcagcatacccgaaaaagctgtttgttcggtaaaattgagaaagaaaataactgttagtcatggaaaaaggctttagcgaaaatgatgattaggggatatgcaaattcgagtaattttaaatttaaataaacggcaattggcgtaagtgtcatttcggggaaatggcattcggggaaatggccgattaggggaaatggcattcggggatatagccgattaggggaaatgatattcggggaaatggcattcggggatgtggctgattaggggaagtggtattcggggatgtgaccaattaggggaaatgattttcggggaaatggcattcggggaaatgtcattcggggaaatgagctagaccctgGCCACATACGTCTTCCACTTGCGTGGGTGCGCAGATAGCCAGTGAAGAACAATGCTGCTGTCCGTGTATGCGTAGAGTTCCACCTCGAGATGCGAAAGCGCCGCAACTATCGCCAGCATCAGATTTGCCAGAAGAGTCCCACCGTTTAACTCCAGTCTGGGTACGCACACTTGGCGTATCGGCGCCACCTTCGTCTTAGCTGCCAGTAGGTTCATCTCCGCTTGTCCAGTTTCGTCAGGTTCCCTCGCATACACCACCGCCGAGTACGCCGCTTCCGATGCATCCGAAAACCCGTGCAACTCGATCTTGCCGTCCTTGTTGGGTGCGAATCGCCTGATGCGTATTTGTTCCAGGAGGTGTAGCGTCTCCTTGATCTCCTTCCACGCTGGTTCAACAGTAGCAGGCAGACCATCGTCCCAAGAGAGTTCGCAGAGCCACAAGTGCTGGTACAAAATCTTGATTTTGATGGTCACGGGTGCCAGCCATCCAAACGGGTCAAACAACTTGGAAGAATCCGAAAGTAGTTGTCGTTTGGTGTTGACACTGTTCGGGCTGAGGTTGACCTTGAACGAGAATTCGTCCTCCTTGGGATGCCACAAAATTCCAAGTGCCTTGACCGCGTTCGCTCGTTCGTCCAGTTTCACCTCAACCGGCGTCTGGTCTGTCTCCGCCGCGTGTTGAAGTAGCTCCGGGCAGTTCGTGGTCCATTTCCGCAGGTGGAAACCAGCGGACTCCAGAATCTCCACGACTTGGCTCTTTAACTCCTTCGCCCGCTGCACCGTTTGTGCTCCGGAGAGAAAATCGTCGACGTACGTGTCCAACTCGATCTTCTGGGCCGCCTCCGGATACTTGAGTTTgaactcgctggctgcttgcttCATCGATTCGATTGCTAAGTACGGAGCGCACTTGGTGCCGTAAGTAACGGTGCACAGCCGGTAGTGCTTGATGGGTTGGTCCTCCGTTTCGCGGAACACGATCCGCTGATAGTCCCGGTCCGCTGGATGCACCCACACCTGTCGGTACATCTTTTCAGCATCTGCCGTAAACGCCACCTTGTAGGTTCGAAAGCGCAGAAACACAGAGAACAGCTCCTGGTTCACGTTGGGTCCTGCAAGCAGCCTGTCATTGAGGGACACTCCGGTCGACGTTGCACAGGAGGCGTCGAAAACCACTCGCAATTTTGTTGTCGTGCTGTCCTTGACGACGGCGTGGTGAGGTAGATAGCAACACTTTCCAGCTTCTACTTCCACCTCGTTCGCTGGCACCTCTTCCATGTGCCCCAGGGCCTGGTACTCGGTGAGGAAATCGGAGTAAAGCTTGTGGAACTCCGAATCACTCCGGAAACGCCTTTCCATTGATCGCAATCGTTTGATGGCTGGACCCAGCGATTCCCCAAGCGCCGGTTTCGACTCGTCAAACGGCAATCGTACGATGAAACGTCCATCTTTCTCCCGTGAAAGCGTGGACTTGAAAAACTCGGCGGCAGCTTCTTCAGATGGAGTAAGTTGCGCCGGTTTCGGAATCTCTTCCTGCTCCCAAAACATCCGCAAGGTGCGATTGATGTCTAACTCTGCGTGAAGATTGACTATCGAGACGTTGGCTTGGATACGATGCGTGTAGATGGCTTGATTCCCGGACACAATCCACCCGAAGATTGTGTTCTGCGCAACAGGAACCCCTCCGTCGTCCTTGACTTGCCCCGGCCGCAATAGAGCAAGAAAGACATCACATCCCAGGATCAAATCAATCGGCCCCGGACGCTGGTACGCCGGATCAGCGAGGAAATCTTGAACATCTCTGTCCAAGAGGCTTGGATGCACCTGGCAGAGCTGCGTTGGGAGTGTGGACGTCAGTTTCCCCATGACGTAGGCCATCGTCTGTAGCACGCTTGTGTCGTCGAACCGGTTGGCAATTTCGAGCTTCACCACTCCTCGCGTTGTTCCAGCAGCTTGTTGCCCCATACCGGTGACCGCCACCTTTCCGTTGGCACGTGGCAGTCCGAGTTTGCTAACGCAGGCCTCCGAGATCAACGATGCTTCTGAACCGGAATCGACGAGTGCCCGTGCTTGAATCAGACGGCCGTCAACTCCCCGAATGCGGATGATGGCTGTGGGCAGAATGAACGCTTTCCGTGGCACATCCGCTGGCACTTGCGCCACCATCGTGACGACAGGATCGATCGTGGAGTTTTCTTCCGTTGCGCTCTCGTTCACCACTTGTCTCACCGTACTTTTCGGGCACAACAACGTGTGGTGACGCTGTTTGCAGTCCGCATTCCGGCACACTGATTTCGAACTGCAGGACTTGGCAATGTGTGACGATCGCAAACAGTTGTAACACAACTTTTCCTGTGCCACCAGATCCCGTTTGCACTGCAGGTCCATCTTCCTAAATTCGTCACACTGGTACAACGGATGTTCTTTGGAACATTTCGCGCACTTTTCCTCCACCGCCGCCGAGTATAACGACTGCACTTTCTTCTCCGACGGCGGTTTCTTCGTGGTCTCCTTCTTGGGAACGTTCGGCGACACCTTCCTCGAAAACGCTGAGCAGGTTTCCAGCGCATCGCACCGGTTGCCCAAAAATTTCAGGAAGTCGTCCAACGAGGGGTTGTCCACTTCGACAATACGTTGCGCCCACAGTGAACGCGTTTCGTCGTCGAGCTTTTCCAGCAGAATGTGGATAAGCCACGGATCTCGTGTGTTGAACTCAGCTCCAAGTGCGTTGAGTTGACGCACGACCTCATCGGAAGTCGTGGCGAGCTTTCGAAGTTCGCCAGAAACTGCTTCTTCCACCGCCGGTTGTTCCACGAACTCTCGAACCAAGGCAAATACGGTGAACTTTTTCTTGTCGTAGTAGTCCGTGAGCGCTGTCCATGCCTCCTCGTAGTGGGCATCGGAGATCGAGTACCGGCCTACTAGCTGCTGCGCGAACCCGTCCACATACGAGACCAAGTACTGCATCTTCAGCGACGGTCTCAAATCGTTCCGGTTGTGAATGGTCGTGGTGTAGATATCTTTGAAAGAGCTCCAGTGCTTCCGTTCCCCGCTGAACTTTGGCACGTCGATCGCCGGAAGTCTAACATTCGGTACGTTGTTCCCCGCCGGCTCCAGATTTCCACCTGCATTCCCCGAACGCTCCATCATGGTACGCTGAGTGTTCAGCAGTAGTCGCATCGCTTCGCGCAGTTCGCCGTTTCCATCGATCACCGTGTGGCCACTATCCGTAGAACCTGTTTCATCCGGATTGTTGTCAACGATGTACTTTTCCAAAAGATTCCGTGCGGCGTAGTACGATTCGTTAAATTCCTCCCGATAGTCGTGGACTGAGGCAATGACCTCCGGATTCTCTTGCTCCTGTTCGATGCTCTCCTGTGTCTGCCGGAACTTTCCGGCGAGTTCTTTGAGCAGCTCCAGCCGATCCGTCGCTTCTCCAATGGACGCTTTCCGTTCGCCGAGCTTTTCGGCCGCTGCAAGCTCCCTTTTCACCTGCGCAAGCTGCGCATTTCGGACCCGTTCCAGTTTGTCCATGTTCACCGGTTCCCGACTATCCGGACTTGAAGGACCATATGTTTAACGTAGAACTTGGACTTGGTCGCTGAACCCGGAACGGACACGAAATAAAACACGCCGGAATAACTAACTAACTTCCGCTTTTATTCTTCCTTTTGCTTCGCGTGTTAAAGCAAGACTGATGCTGATGAACGCcgatttttcttcttcttgaacCTTCCTTTTGTTGCTTGCTTTCTCGAACCTTCCATCCGCCGTTAACGGCGCGCCAAACCACAGCTGAACGAGATGCGCAGGGTTGTGCATCACGCTGGTTGGGGAAATATGGCAGTGCAACCAGAACaggattctttaaaaaaaatattgccatttctatttttaataataaaaaagtgtttttttagttcaaggctggtacaaatatttgcaaaaaatttttaaagtgattGTCAccccaaaaatcctgaaaaatcagggggcaaaaaattcaaaaaaaaacttcaaaatgtttatgtaatatcaagtgcaatcagctgcaataaatttaaaatgaattccctTGCGTTTTGAATAATTGTCaacatgtttgggttaattcaaaaaattaattaatttttgaaaattttctatgtacAGTATCGCACATTTTTTTtggctaatatttttgttttagtaaatcttttttttttaaactaatgatttcataactattgaacaagtgcaaaatgcattttaacacatttttttcattcaaattttgtgagcatggcttgttatttcattttttccattttttttttgccgagggacaaaaactttaaaaaaattgcatcggcctaagtaaactatttttttattaaaagtttttaacaGTTAAATAAGAACATTTATAACattaataaaaagaaaacgGCTCTAAGTTTATAATTTCTTAGCAAAATCTGCGGAAACTTGGCCGGCAGTAGTTGTCATGCGTCAGGTCCAATGCTGCCGGTGGTCGGCAAAGTATCAAATCTTTTACAATCCACACAGCCACACACAACCTCTGACTCTTGCACATAGCCCAGCCTTCGCGAAACCCTTGATGATGCGTTGCGTTGCGTTGTGCGGCGAGCAAAATGACGAGATGAGACGAGGAATGCGCTGAAACTGTCACTCTTGGGCTTTCCCCTCTTCTCCCCTACCACTTGATTATGGTTTGGGACAGCTTCGTCATCATTAAATTtcatatataaaataaaaattgtaataaaagaaTAACATAGAGCCGTGTGGCCTGAGGAGCGCGTTTCGGGAAGAGAAAGAGCTCGTTTTAGTCAGCGGGGGCACATACAGACACACATACACAGGTTTTGTGTAAGTCGTCACTTACACCACAGAAGAAAAACATTAACTTTTATACGCGGGAGAGTGAGAGATATACGACGGACGGAGCCCATTTGGGTGAGTTTGGTTTCGGAGTTCGGAGTCCGTCCGGTGGTGGTGGGCTTTGTCGaaagagtgagtgagtgagagagGGCAAAA
This is a stretch of genomic DNA from Culex pipiens pallens isolate TS chromosome 1, TS_CPP_V2, whole genome shotgun sequence. It encodes these proteins:
- the LOC120417099 gene encoding uncharacterized protein LOC120417099; this encodes MWPHGPKEMNSKDDSWKNVPLEPIDDEDLLETRQLKVLHSTAMVIRTDYSIESRLLARRSSYTLIVRTLAYVNRFLLALKSEDANLEPGLSPNEIYDAKAQLARFAQHGAYEKEIQLLLKGEELPAKDKLSALHPFLDGQGTMRVGGRLQNSSHPYDVKHPIILPGSHKVTELLLRELHLRNLHAGPTLLTATVNQQYWVIGLQAAVRQAVQGCARCVRLKGKTASQLMGSLPVTRVMGTRAFAHVGVDYAGPVKVHASCVRGVKTTKGYIVVFVCMATKAVHLELASDLSTNTFIGALKRFVSRRSHPNEMWSDCGTNFVGADTWLKEIRGALEKHNVAANRFLTNLGIKWVFNPPSAPHRGGLWEAAVKSAKKHLVAVLGSDAATFEELSTVLTQVEACLNSRPLCPLSADPDSYEALTPGHFLVGQPLNLIPEPGVQHLPMNRLDKWQLVHRHTTDIWSRWRDEYLAHLQPRTKWRTTETNVKEDQLVLVKNDNAPPTQWELARIVKLHPDASGVVRTVTLRRGQAEYLRPVQKICVLPTD
- the LOC120417098 gene encoding uncharacterized protein LOC120417098, translating into MDKLERVRNAQLAQVKRELAAAEKLGERKASIGEATDRLELLKELAGKFRQTQESIEQEQENPEVIASVHDYREEFNESYYAARNLLEKYIVDNNPDETGSTDSGHTVIDGNGELREAMRLLLNTQRTMMERSGNAGGNLEPAGNNVPNVRLPAIDVPKFSGERKHWSSFKDIYTTTIHNRNDLRPSLKMQYLVSYVDGFAQQLVGRYSISDAHYEEAWTALTDYYDKKKFTVFALVREFVEQPAVEEAVSGELRKLATTSDEVVRQLNALGAEFNTRDPWLIHILLEKLDDETRSLWAQRIVEVDNPSLDDFLKFLGNRCDALETCSAFSRKVSPNVPKKETTKKPPSEKKVQSLYSAAVEEKCAKCSKEHPLYQCDEFRKMDLQCKRDLVAQEKLCYNCLRSSHIAKSCSSKSVCRNADCKQRHHTLLCPKSTVRQVVNESATEENSTIDPVVTMVAQVPADVPRKAFILPTAIIRIRGVDGRLIQARALVDSGSEASLISEACVSKLGLPRANGKVAVTGMGQQAAGTTRGVVKLEIANRFDDTSVLQTMAYVMGKLTSTLPTQLCQVHPSLLDRDVQDFLADPAYQRPGPIDLILGCDVFLALLRPGQVKDDGGVPVAQNTIFGWIVSGNQAIYTHRIQANVSIVNLHAELDINRTLRMFWEQEEIPKPAQLTPSEEAAAEFFKSTLSREKDGRFIVRLPFDESKPALGESLGPAIKRLRSMERRFRSDSEFHKLYSDFLTEYQALGHMEEVPANEVEVEAGKCCYLPHHAVVKDSTTTKLRVVFDASCATSTGVSLNDRLLAGPNVNQELFSVFLRFRTYKVAFTADAEKMYRQVWVHPADRDYQRIVFRETEDQPIKHYRLCTVTYGTKCAPYLAIESMKQAASEFKLKYPEAAQKIELDTYVDDFLSGAQTVQRAKELKSQVVEILESAGFHLRKWTTNCPELLQHAAETDQTPVEVKLDERANAVKALGILWHPKEDEFSFKVNLSPNSVNTKRQLLSDSSKLFDPFGWLAPVTIKIKILYQHLWLCELSWDDGLPATVEPAWKEIKETLHLLEQIRIRRFAPNKDGKIELHGFSDASEAAYSAVVYAREPDETGQAEMNLLAAKTKVAPIRQVCVPRLELNGGTLLANLMLAIVAALSHLEVELYAYTDSSIVLHWLSAHPRKWKTYVARV